Genomic window (Phycisphaerales bacterium):
GAGCGACGATCGTGAGCCGCGCGGACGGGATGATGTTCAGGGCACACCTGAGGCCGGGCCGGTGGCCGTAGTGGTCCCAGACTTCTACCTCACATCTCCCCAGCCGATGAAGGCCCAGGCTGAACTTCGGCTTCTGCACCGTGGGCTGAAGGGTGAACAGCTGCGCCGCCGATCCCGCGACAGGGTCATTCGAGGTGCGATCACCGACCGCGTGCATCATCGCGTCGTGCATCACGACCGCGAGCTCTTCGGAGCTTGCGACCTGGCCGGACGAGGCAAACGCCACAGGGATCTGGTGCGGCAGCACGCGACCATCCGGATCATGCTCGCTGGCGACCTCCGGCGCGCTCCGCGCCGCAATACCGAACTCCGCCCCAGGCACCAGCTGGGCCACCATCTCGCTGAAGGCGCGGCCAAGGCGTACGGTGCACACGTATTCGGCGAGCGCATAGTTCAGGCCCGAGTACACCGACGCCTCGCCGGGTTCGCGTTCAAACCGGGCGGCGACGCCGAGCGCGCCATTGAGTGATTCGAGAAGCGACGGCCGCGGCGTGCCTTCCGGCACGTGCGGCACATGTGCGTCAATGATCCCCGACGAGTGCGAGAGCAGTTGCCTCAGGGTGAGTGTGCGCAGCCAGGGGTTCGCGCACAGGGATTCAACGTGTGACAGCTCGGGCTCGACAGGCGCGTCGAGGTCGATCAGCCGCGACGAACCGGCGCGAGCAAGAGCCAGAGCCGCGACGGGCTTGGAGAGCGACGCGATGCGGAAGCGGGTGCGGGGTGTCACCGGGTTCCCGCGGGCCAGGCACGCGGCGCCGGCCGCGAACGTGCGGGGCGGCCGATCCCCAATGCACACAGTTACTTGAAGCCCGGGTACTCCGGAGGTAGCCAATGCCCCTGTCGAGTTGCGCTCCAGGGCGTCCAGTACCCGTGCTTCGACCAGCGCCGGGTGCAGGGCAGCCATCCGGTTCAGCAGTTTCCTTCGATGGAACGGGCTTTGAACATCGCTTGAACGCAGCTACCTGACGAGGCACTTGGAAGTCGGAGCAGAATAATCAAAGACTCGCCGCAACGCGGGCGTCGTCAGCGGCGCTCTGGTGCTGACTGTGTGGAGCGGCCGATGCCGTCCAAACCGGCGACTGGTCAACAACTGAGCGCGCCGGACATGGGTGGTATCGGCGCCAACTCGGCCGCGCGGCCCGCACGCGCCGGTATCATCCGTTCATGCCGCGCCCGGACGGACGTTCAGATGAGCAGCATGCCGGCCCGTTGCCTTCGTGGCCCGCGCTGGTCGCGTTCGTCCTCGCGATTGTCCCATTCATCCCAGCGTTCTCAGCCCCGTTTGTGGGCCTTGACGACGCGGCGGTGCTCCTCAGCGTCGACGGCTATCGGGGCCTCGGCCCCGACAACCTCCGCTGGATGTTTACCACCACCCACATGGGCCACTACCAGCCGCTCACGTGGCTGAGTTACGCCATCGACCATGCCCTTTGGG
Coding sequences:
- a CDS encoding serine hydrolase domain-containing protein; this encodes MAALHPALVEARVLDALERNSTGALATSGVPGLQVTVCIGDRPPRTFAAGAACLARGNPVTPRTRFRIASLSKPVAALALARAGSSRLIDLDAPVEPELSHVESLCANPWLRTLTLRQLLSHSSGIIDAHVPHVPEGTPRPSLLESLNGALGVAARFEREPGEASVYSGLNYALAEYVCTVRLGRAFSEMVAQLVPGAEFGIAARSAPEVASEHDPDGRVLPHQIPVAFASSGQVASSEELAVVMHDAMMHAVGDRTSNDPVAGSAAQLFTLQPTVQKPKFSLGLHRLGRCEVEVWDHYGHRPGLRCALNIIPSARLTIVALSNGERGTDVIDPILAMVRGICEHA